Sequence from the Paludisphaera rhizosphaerae genome:
TCGGCGATCAACTCGCGCGAGGGGAGCGAATACTTCATCCCGCCGTGGCCCATCGCGATACCGTCGTCGACGCCGATCGTGTTGAACAGGAACGGGACACCGCCCGCGGCCCGGACGCACTCCTTGACGAAGTTGCCGACCTCCTGGAGGTGGACGTGGCCCGGGATGATGTCGACGTGGCTGTTGCAGATCGCGATGAACGGCTTCTTCCAGTCGTCCTCGCGAACGCCGGTGGCCCGCAGAAGGCTCCGGTGCGCCGCGCGCGCGTCACCTTGTTTGATCGTATCCGAACGCATGGCATCGTCCTCGGTCCGCGGGACCGTCTGAGGGCAAGGGGGCCTCGCTGTGACTCATGATCGTATCAGAAGGCCCCCCTGGCCTCCAAGTCGGCCGAGCGAGTCGAGCGTCAGCCGCGAGAGGAGCTTGAGCGTTTCTTGATGGGCTTGCTCCCACCAGGCCTCGTTCCGCCGCCGGTCGTGGTTCCACCGCCGGTGGTGGCGCCACCGCCGGTCGTGGTTCCGCCGGAGGAGCCGTTGGTGGGGTCGGCGTTCTCGGAGTCGAGAAGATCGAGGACGATGTTGAAGTGGCCGACGGCCGAGTCGCCGTTGTCGGCGAGGGTGAGGAGCATGTAGTCGCCGGCTTCCGTGGTGGGGCTGCCGTTCTCGGAGGGGCCCATATAGATGTTGTCGTTGGCGTTGTAAGTGTCGCGCGACCGCGCCCGAGTGTAGGCCGAATTGCTCGCGTAGACGGTGTCCGTGATCGTGTCGTCGAAGAAGAGCTGCGACGTCCAGTTGTAGGCGGTCGTCCCGGACGAGTTGAAAGTCCTGACGCGCATGTGGATGTGAGGCGTTCGGCCGGAGTACCAGCCGGGATAGATCGTCCGGAAGTTGGCGACGCCGTTGGCGTCGGAGATCTGGTATCCGCGAAGAAAATTCGAGCTCGTCGTGTTCTGAGCCGAGACCCCCGAATAGACCCCCTGGGCGTTGCAGGCCCAGATGTCGACACGGGCCTTGGGGAGTGGGGTGATGGTGTAGGGGGCCGTGTCCGAAAGCTGATACACCCGGAGATACAGGACCAGAGGGACGCCCAAGGCATAGAGGCCGGTCAGAGTGTCAGACCGGACGTCGATCCGTTGGGGCTGTCCGTCGACCCAGTATGGTCCTTCAGTGAGGCCGGGAGTCTCGCCGTGAGTCACTCCCGGAACCGCTGCATAGACCGTCCCCGTGTGGGACCAGAAGCCCGAGACCGCCATCGCCCCGGCAATCCCCTTGATGAGGACCTCGCGACGGTTCGGCGAGTAGACAATGTCTCCCTCTTGATGCGACATCATGATGCTCCTGCAACGTGGATGTGGGAGGACGGCCGCGCCGGTGGGACCGGATTCGCCCGGAACGGGCTCGCGTGCGACGTGTATGGAACTCATCCACGTAGGCAGGGGGGAAGCGCGCGCTCTGTCGGCAAAAACCGAAGGCGATTTCAGGGAGACGCCCTCATCGCTTTCGGGAGCGCGACTGCCGACCCGTCGTCGGATGGGCGGACTGCTCCGTGACCGAGGCGAGCAGGGCGGCAAGGCGTCGACCGGCCTCGCATTCGCAGCGGGCCAGTTCGGACATCTCGGCGAAACTGAGTTGGGGGTCTGGGAAAGGGAGGCGGCCTTCGGCGCCGCCGGGGGTCGGGGCAAGCGTGTAGAGCTTGTCCTTATGGAGGACCTTCACGCCGCATCGCTTGAGGAGGTCGAGCTCGCGATAGAAGGTTCGGAGGCCGATCCGCTGGGTCTTGAGGATCTCGTCGCGGGTGCGGGGGCGGTCCTCCAGGAGACGGACCAGCGTGTAAAGCCGGGAGGCCCTCTGTCGGGTGATATGGATGGAGGTTCGCTTTCGCCCGCCCGGAGAATCGATCATCGCGAGACTGTCCTTCCCGTCGGCTTACGCCTTGACGAGGGTGACTTCGGAC
This genomic interval carries:
- a CDS encoding dioxygenase family protein is translated as MSHQEGDIVYSPNRREVLIKGIAGAMAVSGFWSHTGTVYAAVPGVTHGETPGLTEGPYWVDGQPQRIDVRSDTLTGLYALGVPLVLYLRVYQLSDTAPYTITPLPKARVDIWACNAQGVYSGVSAQNTTSSNFLRGYQISDANGVANFRTIYPGWYSGRTPHIHMRVRTFNSSGTTAYNWTSQLFFDDTITDTVYASNSAYTRARSRDTYNANDNIYMGPSENGSPTTEAGDYMLLTLADNGDSAVGHFNIVLDLLDSENADPTNGSSGGTTTGGGATTGGGTTTGGGTRPGGSKPIKKRSSSSRG